In the Profundibacter amoris genome, GCGACAGGTGGGGTGTACTTCCGCAGCACTGTGAATGATGACGGGACGCGTTGGGACACCAACTTTGATGTTGATAATACGGCTGCCTGGGACGAAATCCTGAAAGATTACGATGCTGGTGGGAATTTGATTTCCACACGCATTACCTATGATGATGGTTCGGTGGTTTACGTTTAGATTTAGCGTATTACCGGCCACATCCGCGCATGGTCTGAATGGCACATTGGGAAGACGCTGAATGGTCAATTATGAACCAATGACCGAACCGCGTTAACCGCTAAAAGCTGATACCTTGGTGGCCAGGTTGCTATTCATCATTGGATAAATGGCAACCGCAAGGCCGGACCAAAGTCTGTGGTTTTGGCATATTTCCGTGCTAGACTTGCCGGAATGGACCTGAAAACGCGCGATTTGAACTGGAAGCGACTAACCTTGCCTGGCCAATTTCTATTGGCAGGGGCTGTTGTTATGATTGCCGCTATGTTGATCGTCGGCTTCTGGGTTTCATCCCGGATCGAACAAGCGGTGGTGCAGAATTCGGCCACCTCCGCGGCCCTGTTCATGGAAAGCTTCGTATCCCCACTCAGTCAGGATCTGGCCCGAAGTGATAGGCTGTCAGATCCTGCCGAACGTGCATTGACCGAAATTTTCGAGGGCACATCGCTGGGTGAACGCGTGGTTTCCTATAAAATATGGAAACCGGGTGGGTTGGTTGTCCACGCATCCGACCCCGCGCTGATCGGCAAGGTTTTCGAGCCGTCGGATGATTTGAAACTGGCATGGTCGGGGCGTATTGCTGCATCTTACGAGAACCTGAACGACCTTGAGGATCAGGCCGAAGCCGCGCTTGGAATTCCGTTGCTAGAGGTTTACAGCCCGATCAGGGAGGTCTGGACCGGTCAGGTGATCGCGGTGGCAGAATTTTACGAACGTGCCGAGGTTCTGGACAGGGATATTTCCGATGCCCGCCGCAAAAGCTGGCTTGTGGTTGGTTCGACTTTCCTTGCCAGCGGGGTGTTGCTGTTTGGGATTGTCCTGACTGGCGGGCGCACCATTCGCGATCAACGCAAACAATTGGAGCAGCAGCTGGAAGAAACCCGCGCTGTTTCGCAACAAAACCTGACTTTGCGCAGGCGGGCGGTTTCTGCCTCGTCCCGGGCCACGGCCCAGACAGAACGGACGATCCGGCGGATCGGGTCGGATTTGCATGACGGGCCGGCCCAGTATCTGGCATTGGCAGCGCTGCGGCTGGACGGTGCCCTTCCGGATCAGGATGCCAAGAATCCGGATGCACATGAGGTGCGAAAATCACTGGACAAGGCGTTAAGCGAAATACGGGCCATTTCACGCGGCCTTGCCCTGCCCGACCTTGATGCGCTGGATTTGCACACACTTGTGACCCGCGCTGTCGATGATCACGAGCATCAAACCGATATGGAGATCGCATTGTCCTTTGTTGGAAAAGAGCCTTTTTCCATGGATTACACACAGAAATTATGCGTTTACCGTTTTTTGCAAGAGACGCTTTCAAATGTTGCGCGCCATGCAGGCGTCGAACAGGCGTCTGTCAAGGTTGAAGCCGGTTTTGATGCAATTACGATTTCGGTTCGGGATCACGGCACGGGGTTTGACGCGGAAACATCCCTTAAGCTCAGAAGTGACGGCGGGCAAGGCTTGCTGGGTCTTCTTGACCGCGCCCACAGTATTGGCGGCAATCTGGCAATCACCAGCAAGCATGGCAAGGGCACAACTATGTGTCTGACGCTTGCAAATGTGGAGAATGTGACATGACAATTCGTTTGATACTGGCAGATGACCACCCGATCTTTCGTGACGGGCTGGTGCAGAGCATCGAAGAAACCGGTGAATTTGAAGTGGTCGGGGTCGGAGAATCTGCGGATGACGCTATCTTTCTGGCTAAAAAGCACACCCCCGATGTGGCGCTGCTGGATTTATCCATGCCGGGAAACGGTATTACAGCGGCCAAACGCATTTCCGGGGCGGGCACGGCGAAATACATCGCCATGCTGACCGTTTCCGAAGATGACGGCGATGTCACGGCCGCCCTGGAGGCGGGGGCGATTGGTTATGTCTTAAAGGGGGTGTCGGCGGCAGAATTGCGGCGAATTCTGGCAGGTATTGCCAAAGGCGAGGCGCATGTTTCTCCGGAACTTGCGGCACGGGTTCTGAAAATCATGCAAACCCCCAAACGGACCGAGAAAACCCCGATTGACGATCTGACAAAACGTGAAGAAGATATTTTGCGCCACGTCGCCACGGGCAAAAGCAACCGGGAAGTTGCCGATCAGCTGGGATTGCAGGAAAAGACCGTCAAGCATTACATGACCACAATTCTGGGCAAGTTACATGCCCGCAACCGGGTCGAAGCAGCCCTGATTGCCCACGAGGCATGGCGGCAAGAGGAATAACCCGATGCTTATTGTCCGGCAATCTGGCGCATCCTTTTGATATCGGATTTGCTTGTCGGCCGGCTGACGACGATTCGGTTGTATTGGTCCCGCAGAGTGTATTGACCGGTAGAAATCTCTTCACTCCAGCCATTGGTATACGTCAGCCGAATATTATTGCCCGATACCGTTGCGCCATTCACACCAGTTTCACCCGAATTGCTGGACCGCCGAATGCTGTCAATGCTTATGCCGTTTGCACGCGCCCGCAATCGTGCAAAATCGGCCCCCGTGGCGCGCCGCGAAACAACCGTTTTACCTGTTGTTGATCTGCGAATGTAGCGCCCTTTTTTAATCTCCTCGCTTGAGCCATCGGCATAGCGAACCTCGACACCTGTTTGGGACAGTTCAATCTTGGTGATGCCAGAGCGAGGGCCGTTGCCTTTGTTTGTGTTGTTATCGCCAATTTCATTGCCTTCGTCGTCAACACCATCATCGTCATGACCTCCACCATGCCCGCTATTACCGTCATCTCCGCCGCCATCACCATCGCTTCCGGGGCTGCTTTTGGCCAATAGCGTTGCGGGCCCGATGGAATACTGTCCGTTCGGATGCTGGATTATAGTTATCGGCATTGACACATACAGGAATGACACGGCAATCCCGATGCCTAATCTGGCCATTGTAACCCGTGATTTCACTTGGATCTCCGGTTCGTTATGCGCGTTCCCCCGTGCTATTCTTACGACACCTTGTCAGGCAGAACATCAGACGATGGTCGGGCATATTGACGACAAAGCAGGATTGCCCACCATTTGGCGGGCAACCCCGGTTTGGATCAGCCGGGTTCGGCCCGGGTCAATGGGCCAACTATGGGTGTTTACTCGTTCACGATGCTCGATCAGTCGGGGACAAACTGATGATCAGAACAGGTAAGGTGGCAATACCCTCTGCGGTCATGATCCTAACTATTGTGACCTCCGCGCCCGCCTCCGTGACCGCCGCCACCATGACCGCCACCGTTGTCGTCGCCACTGCCACCGTTGTGGCCGCCCCGGCCGCCATGATCATCTCTGCGGTCATGGTTGGGGCCATCATCCGCTCCGCGACCGCGACGGTCATGATTAGGGCCGTCATCCGCACCGCGACTGCGGCGGATGTGGTTAGGTCCATCATCTGCCCCGCGACTGCGGCGGATATGGTTCGGGCCGTCATCCGTGCCGCGCCCCCGCCTTGCAACGTCAAAGGAATTGTCCAGAACATCTGCTACGGCAGCAATCCCTGATGGCAAATTCGGAAAGGATAGGGCAGCCTGCATTTTTGCGGGGGCCGAAACAAGACCAAAGGCCTGAGCGGTTACCCCTAGATATAATGTCGGTTTCATTTTGCTTCTCCTGTGTTTGTTTGTCGTAACTCTAATTTTCCGTTTGGCGGGGTTTTCAGGCACCGACCTTGGGCGCGTAATTGTGCGGCAATTGTCTGATCGGCTTTGGGACCAAAGTCCGACCCTAGGCCGCGATTTGGATGATACGATCGGCGAAAACGCCACTGTCGCCCACAAGCCCCAGTTTTTTCATTGTCGGCAGAAAGCGGTTGTAGCGGCTGACTTCGCCCATCACGGCCATTCCAACACAGTATTTAGAGCACCGTTTGGTCGGGCGTGCATTAACCTGCCTTAGGCATTTGTCGGCATACCCCCGTCCCAGCCGGGACTTGGTTTCAACAATGAAAACATCTGTGCCGGCGCTAAAGAATTTTTCAGCCGCCCAGAATTGCAGATCGG is a window encoding:
- a CDS encoding sensor histidine kinase, whose product is MIAAMLIVGFWVSSRIEQAVVQNSATSAALFMESFVSPLSQDLARSDRLSDPAERALTEIFEGTSLGERVVSYKIWKPGGLVVHASDPALIGKVFEPSDDLKLAWSGRIAASYENLNDLEDQAEAALGIPLLEVYSPIREVWTGQVIAVAEFYERAEVLDRDISDARRKSWLVVGSTFLASGVLLFGIVLTGGRTIRDQRKQLEQQLEETRAVSQQNLTLRRRAVSASSRATAQTERTIRRIGSDLHDGPAQYLALAALRLDGALPDQDAKNPDAHEVRKSLDKALSEIRAISRGLALPDLDALDLHTLVTRAVDDHEHQTDMEIALSFVGKEPFSMDYTQKLCVYRFLQETLSNVARHAGVEQASVKVEAGFDAITISVRDHGTGFDAETSLKLRSDGGQGLLGLLDRAHSIGGNLAITSKHGKGTTMCLTLANVENVT
- a CDS encoding response regulator; protein product: MTIRLILADDHPIFRDGLVQSIEETGEFEVVGVGESADDAIFLAKKHTPDVALLDLSMPGNGITAAKRISGAGTAKYIAMLTVSEDDGDVTAALEAGAIGYVLKGVSAAELRRILAGIAKGEAHVSPELAARVLKIMQTPKRTEKTPIDDLTKREEDILRHVATGKSNREVADQLGLQEKTVKHYMTTILGKLHARNRVEAALIAHEAWRQEE